The following coding sequences are from one Sander lucioperca isolate FBNREF2018 chromosome 2, SLUC_FBN_1.2, whole genome shotgun sequence window:
- the LOC116048198 gene encoding GTPase IMAP family member 7-like has protein sequence MSYSSKKEGDSLQPAGEKPELRIVLLGKVRVGKSFSGNTILGDELFHSKPGLSPVTEKCQKEKRKINNQNVVVVDTPGLLSTDQTEEEIVRKIKKSIKLAKPGPHVFVIVMSVRDKYTKKVEDMVKTICDTFGKNTMDYTMVLFTRGLELKGTIEDFIRCNENLHELIKKCDYGYHLLDNRPEKVPELLKKINDKVQAEEGSFYTPEMLQEAETALQQTVH, from the exons CAGGTGAAAAGCCAGAGCTGAGGATCGTCCTGCTTGGGAAGGTCAGAGTTGGGAAGAGTTTTTCAGGAAACACCATCCTGGGCGATGAGCTATTCCACTCAAAGCCCGGTCTATCTCCTGTCACAGAGAAGTGCCagaaggaaaagaggaaaattAACAACCaaaatgtggttgttgttgataCTCCTGGTCTGTTAAGCACTGACCAAACAGAAGAGGAGATTGTGAGAAAGATCAAGAAATCCATCAAACTTGCCAAACCTGGTCCTCATGTGTTTGTGATTGTGATGAGTGTGAGAGATAAATACACAAAGAAAGTAGAAGACATGGTAAAAACCATTTGCGATACTTTTGGCAAAAACACAATGGATTACACTATGGTGTTATTCACCCGTGGATTAGAGCTGAAAGGTACCATAGAGGACTTTATTCGTTGCAATGAAAATCTCCACGAGCTAATCAAAAAGTGTGATTATGGATACCATCTTCTTGACAATCGTCCCGAAAAGGTCCCTGAGCTACTGAAGAAGATCAACGATAAGGTTCAGGCAGAAGAAGGAAGCTTCTACACCCCTGAGATGCTCCAAGAGGCTGAAACTGCCTTACAACAG ACGGTCCACTGA